One window from the genome of Gimesia aquarii encodes:
- a CDS encoding DUF1559 domain-containing protein has translation MSSFKLRRGFTLIELLVVIAIIAILIALLLPAVQQAREAARRSQCKNNLKQIGLALHNYHGTFSMLPISNPRCPNVGAPVGSKRYGWIPMILPYMDQANIYNAFDFDRASWQGNNFQHLQKPYPAFLCPSDPLANEIRDEEFFAAPTWVVAQTDYAAVIGDYVNSTGVGATPAYGNVGCLQPVRGMIGRWAWSARIRDVTDGLSNTFAIGECIGAMCITQNWGVQSFGTTAHPINFMNEDLRSNLPSQSNARWDESIGFRSFHVGGTHFLMGDGAVRFVSENIDGATYRGLASRAGGEVLGEY, from the coding sequence ATGTCATCATTTAAGCTGCGTCGAGGTTTCACGCTCATCGAGTTATTAGTCGTGATTGCGATCATTGCCATCTTGATCGCGTTACTGTTGCCGGCAGTGCAGCAGGCGAGAGAAGCTGCACGCCGTTCTCAGTGCAAAAATAATCTAAAACAAATTGGTTTAGCACTTCATAATTATCATGGTACGTTCTCTATGCTGCCAATTTCCAATCCGCGCTGTCCCAATGTGGGAGCACCTGTGGGTAGCAAACGGTACGGATGGATTCCAATGATTTTGCCCTATATGGATCAGGCCAATATTTATAATGCCTTTGATTTTGATCGGGCTTCCTGGCAAGGGAACAATTTTCAGCATCTTCAGAAGCCTTACCCCGCATTTCTTTGTCCCTCAGACCCGCTTGCAAACGAAATCCGTGATGAAGAGTTTTTTGCAGCACCAACCTGGGTTGTTGCGCAGACTGACTATGCGGCTGTGATCGGCGATTATGTAAACAGTACAGGCGTCGGCGCGACTCCCGCCTATGGAAACGTAGGCTGTCTTCAACCAGTGCGTGGCATGATCGGTCGCTGGGCATGGAGTGCGCGCATCAGAGATGTCACTGATGGCCTTTCCAATACATTTGCAATCGGTGAATGTATTGGTGCGATGTGTATTACCCAAAACTGGGGAGTGCAGAGTTTCGGAACCACGGCTCATCCGATTAACTTTATGAACGAAGATTTGAGGAGTAATTTACCAAGCCAATCCAATGCCCGTTGGGATGAATCCATTGGATTTCGAAGCTTCCACGTCGGAGGCACTCATTTTCTGATGGGTGATGGTGCAGTGCGTTTCGTCAGTGAGAATATCGATGGTGCCACTTATCGCGGACTCGCTTCCCGTGCAGGCGGAGAAGTTCTCGGAGAATACTAA
- a CDS encoding FecR domain-containing protein — translation MSIQNDWESNLQEWLAAIDDGTVSNEQVELLSKLLEENADARKFYLEHMGLLGHLAVTAKRSELFEGPTSLFETKRWDENQTPRFWQKVTGVSVVAAMLLMGVIIYQSLENSSANKGVATLKSQDGWWEHPGLGAELGETIQVDRWLHLEDGKAVLRFMNGVELTLRGDTTIKIVSPDVVRLFSGTASLKVPRQAIGFKVSTTAAEVVDFGTEFTVRVYDAEVVDIQVHQGLVEVKRSDEMGATERRMLKTKEAVRVDPLKEGYIEIEPVDLRDEPDQNQDSLKIAYRTRKNTKGTQAYHGKLGHDFVVNEPIEVTRLGVFDSGSDGLKQQLVCELWQRDDLGTPDDFKDDKGTKRLAVVAFAPGDDAELIDSNRFQPLKSPLRLEPGAYSIVAYGYGEKEPNGNDGVSGSRRHLKSRDDGGGLISFVGTSRFERGLGEVRPDQPQWLSDPENFPIKIDQTFVDRYSAGTFEYRRAR, via the coding sequence ATGAGCATTCAGAATGACTGGGAATCGAATCTGCAGGAATGGCTTGCTGCCATTGATGACGGAACTGTTTCGAACGAACAAGTGGAGTTGCTTTCGAAGCTTCTCGAAGAAAACGCGGATGCCCGTAAATTTTACCTTGAACACATGGGATTACTGGGGCATTTAGCTGTCACCGCAAAGCGTTCCGAACTCTTTGAGGGTCCAACTTCGTTGTTTGAAACCAAACGCTGGGACGAAAACCAGACACCGCGATTCTGGCAAAAGGTCACTGGTGTTTCTGTTGTCGCAGCAATGCTTCTGATGGGCGTCATTATTTATCAGTCGCTTGAGAATAGTTCAGCTAACAAAGGCGTGGCGACCTTGAAATCACAGGATGGTTGGTGGGAGCATCCAGGTCTCGGAGCAGAGCTGGGTGAAACCATTCAGGTTGATCGCTGGCTGCATTTAGAAGATGGTAAAGCAGTACTGCGTTTTATGAATGGTGTTGAGTTGACATTGAGAGGGGATACTACAATCAAAATCGTTTCCCCGGATGTCGTGCGCTTGTTTTCCGGGACAGCGTCCTTAAAAGTACCCCGGCAGGCAATCGGATTTAAAGTGTCAACAACCGCCGCGGAGGTGGTTGACTTTGGAACCGAGTTTACAGTTCGTGTCTACGATGCGGAAGTTGTCGATATTCAGGTTCACCAGGGACTCGTCGAAGTGAAACGCTCTGATGAGATGGGAGCTACTGAGCGGCGAATGCTCAAAACAAAAGAGGCTGTTCGTGTTGATCCTTTAAAAGAGGGCTACATCGAGATCGAACCGGTCGATTTGCGAGATGAGCCAGATCAGAATCAAGATTCACTCAAGATTGCCTACCGAACTCGAAAGAATACAAAAGGCACACAGGCATATCACGGTAAACTGGGCCACGATTTTGTGGTAAACGAGCCGATCGAAGTGACACGCTTGGGTGTATTTGACAGCGGCTCCGATGGGTTGAAACAACAGCTGGTGTGTGAGCTTTGGCAGCGCGACGATTTGGGAACACCTGATGATTTTAAAGACGATAAAGGGACCAAGCGGCTGGCAGTGGTGGCCTTTGCTCCCGGTGATGATGCAGAACTGATTGACTCGAATCGATTTCAGCCTTTGAAATCTCCGTTGCGACTCGAACCCGGGGCTTACTCGATTGTGGCATATGGTTATGGAGAGAAAGAGCCAAACGGAAATGATGGAGTGAGTGGCTCTCGTCGGCACTTGAAGTCGCGCGACGATGGCGGCGGCCTGATTTCGTTTGTCGGTACGAGCCGGTTTGAGCGAGGCTTGGGCGAGGTCAGACCAGATCAACCGCAGTGGTTATCTGATCCTGAGAACTTCCCGATAAAAATTGATCAAACGTTCGTAGATCGATACTCGGCAGGCACATTTGAGTATCGTCGCGCACGCTGA
- a CDS encoding sigma-70 family RNA polymerase sigma factor, whose protein sequence is MSKNSSQLQPDEFVRLIMANEGRLFGLVRALLPGCEDVEDIVQEVVTLMWEKLDEFEKGTNFSAWACRIAHFKVLEYRRTKNRRSRCLNEQVVEQLVTDTGNLWYELEYRSQALDECIASLTKSDRELILLRFRSKGTLKETARQVGRSEVTVRLWIRRILKRLESCIQRRFEMGPSA, encoded by the coding sequence TTGTCTAAAAACTCATCTCAGCTCCAACCTGATGAATTCGTCCGGCTGATTATGGCCAATGAAGGGCGTTTGTTTGGGCTCGTGCGCGCGCTGTTGCCCGGCTGCGAAGACGTGGAAGATATCGTCCAGGAAGTCGTCACGTTGATGTGGGAGAAGTTAGACGAATTTGAGAAGGGAACGAACTTCTCTGCCTGGGCCTGTCGCATTGCGCATTTCAAAGTGCTCGAATATCGGCGAACGAAAAACAGGCGTTCGCGGTGTTTAAACGAACAAGTTGTTGAACAACTTGTTACGGATACTGGTAATTTATGGTATGAATTGGAATATCGTTCCCAGGCATTGGATGAATGCATCGCGAGTCTGACAAAGTCGGATCGAGAATTGATCCTGTTACGGTTTCGATCCAAGGGAACGCTCAAGGAGACGGCACGTCAGGTGGGCCGATCCGAGGTTACTGTCAGGCTATGGATTCGAAGAATTCTCAAGCGGCTTGAAAGTTGTATTCAGCGTCGTTTTGAAATGGGGCCGTCAGCATGA
- a CDS encoding bifunctional transcriptional activator/DNA repair enzyme AdaA, whose translation MDNTDTNMNDTATLPDRETMYDALSRRDTSFEGVFVAAIRTTGIFCRPSCTARKPKPENVEYFPDAKSAIASGYRACKICHPMIDLGATPEWLQPLLEEVEQDATIRLQAEDLRQRGLDPVRVRRWFQKLHGMTFTSYLRMRRINQAFGQIRHKTSVTDAAFQSGYESLSGFGDGFKKTIGSAPAKTNGQEVIAITRILTPLGPMLAGATEQGICLLEFADRPMLETQLNRLHKRMNAKTLPGDSPFFAQLDAELQAYFAGKRTDFDIPLITPGTEFQQKVWAALQTIPFGTTRSYAEQAKNIGQPAAVRAVARANGDNRISILIPCHRVIGADGKLTGYGGGLWRKKRLLEIESRELPLNTT comes from the coding sequence ATGGATAATACAGACACAAACATGAATGACACAGCCACACTTCCCGACCGGGAAACGATGTACGATGCGCTCAGTCGCAGAGATACCAGCTTCGAAGGTGTTTTCGTTGCAGCGATTCGTACAACGGGAATTTTTTGTCGACCCTCTTGTACGGCCCGCAAACCCAAACCGGAGAACGTCGAGTACTTTCCCGATGCGAAGTCGGCAATCGCCAGCGGCTATCGTGCCTGCAAGATCTGTCATCCTATGATCGATTTAGGCGCCACACCCGAATGGCTGCAACCTTTACTGGAAGAAGTCGAACAGGATGCCACTATTCGCTTGCAGGCTGAAGATTTGAGGCAACGGGGACTTGATCCCGTACGTGTTCGTCGTTGGTTCCAGAAATTACATGGCATGACTTTCACATCCTACTTAAGAATGCGACGGATCAACCAGGCCTTTGGCCAAATTCGCCACAAAACATCAGTCACAGATGCCGCCTTTCAGAGTGGTTATGAATCGCTGAGTGGCTTCGGTGATGGCTTCAAGAAAACCATCGGCAGCGCGCCAGCAAAGACCAACGGGCAAGAGGTGATTGCCATCACCAGGATACTGACGCCACTTGGCCCGATGTTAGCGGGTGCGACGGAGCAGGGGATCTGCTTGCTCGAATTCGCCGACCGTCCGATGCTGGAAACCCAACTCAATCGTTTGCACAAACGCATGAATGCAAAAACGCTGCCAGGAGATAGTCCGTTCTTTGCGCAACTCGATGCGGAGTTACAGGCCTATTTTGCAGGTAAGCGAACTGACTTTGATATCCCGTTGATTACGCCCGGAACCGAGTTTCAACAAAAAGTCTGGGCCGCTTTGCAAACCATTCCGTTCGGAACAACCCGTTCCTATGCAGAGCAGGCTAAAAATATTGGCCAACCAGCGGCAGTACGTGCCGTCGCCCGCGCCAACGGCGATAACCGCATTTCAATTCTGATTCCTTGTCACCGTGTGATCGGTGCGGACGGAAAGCTGACAGGTTACGGCGGCGGGCTCTGGCGAAAGAAGCGACTATTGGAAATTGAAAGCCGTGAATTACCTCTGAATACAACATAA
- a CDS encoding DinB family protein, which produces MDTTGQFMSSILNVFETHKRMTERAVEQVPDEKLHTALDENTNSIAVIMKHVAGNLISRWTDFLTTDGEKSWRNRDDEFVDSFKSRAELMAYWDRGWSCVLEALKSLTAEDLEKSVSIRGEAHTVPLAIERSLGHTCYHVGQIVQVARIQAGDKWNTLTIPRGESEQFNKANWGEIGKSHS; this is translated from the coding sequence ATGGATACCACAGGCCAATTTATGTCATCGATACTCAACGTATTCGAAACCCACAAACGAATGACGGAGCGAGCCGTTGAACAAGTTCCCGATGAGAAACTCCATACCGCCCTCGATGAGAACACGAACTCTATTGCCGTGATCATGAAGCACGTTGCAGGAAACCTGATCTCACGCTGGACCGATTTTCTGACAACCGATGGCGAGAAGTCGTGGAGGAATCGAGACGATGAGTTTGTAGACTCGTTTAAGAGCCGCGCGGAACTCATGGCATACTGGGACCGTGGCTGGTCGTGTGTTTTGGAAGCCCTCAAGAGTTTGACGGCAGAAGATCTTGAAAAATCAGTCTCAATCCGCGGAGAAGCACACACCGTACCGCTGGCAATTGAGCGCTCACTCGGACACACCTGTTACCACGTAGGTCAAATCGTGCAAGTCGCCCGCATCCAGGCGGGGGATAAATGGAACACACTGACCATTCCAAGAGGTGAATCTGAACAATTCAATAAAGCGAACTGGGGAGAGATTGGGAAGTCGCATTCGTAA
- a CDS encoding DNA adenine methylase, translating into MTVNQSNHVESFLRWAGSKRQLIPHLAQAAPPHFERYVEPFAGSACFFFYLRPKKAVLSDFNEHLIQSYLAVKKHPIKLARSLTLFGTQVEDYYEIRRIFGDSSVMLERAAQFIYLNSYCFNGVYRTNLRGKFNVPRGSKTRGVPNETNLRRCSIVLRNANVYCQDYKKTLRSCTDTDFIYLDPPYTKLGARYRGEYGVGSFTSQDEQDLVSELRKLDQIGSHFLLSYRASAAFIRLLDPNWHIQRIRVRRNVAGFSDARRTAIEILVRNYDSCESLKRTNL; encoded by the coding sequence ATGACTGTCAATCAATCAAATCACGTTGAATCGTTTCTTCGTTGGGCTGGCAGCAAACGGCAGTTAATCCCTCACTTAGCACAAGCTGCCCCTCCCCATTTCGAAAGATATGTCGAACCTTTCGCTGGTTCTGCTTGTTTCTTTTTCTATTTACGTCCTAAGAAAGCAGTACTCAGTGATTTCAATGAGCATTTGATTCAATCGTATTTAGCAGTCAAGAAGCATCCGATAAAGTTGGCCCGATCTCTTACATTGTTTGGCACTCAAGTAGAAGATTATTATGAAATTCGTAGAATCTTTGGAGATTCTTCTGTGATGTTAGAACGAGCAGCACAATTCATATATTTGAATTCATACTGCTTTAATGGTGTCTACAGAACAAATCTTCGCGGGAAGTTCAATGTACCGCGTGGCTCAAAGACCAGAGGAGTGCCAAATGAAACCAATCTTCGGCGCTGTTCGATAGTATTGAGAAATGCCAACGTCTATTGCCAAGATTACAAGAAGACCTTGCGTAGTTGCACAGACACTGATTTTATTTATCTTGATCCGCCATATACTAAGCTAGGAGCAAGGTACCGAGGGGAATACGGTGTAGGTAGCTTTACATCACAAGATGAGCAAGATCTAGTATCTGAACTACGAAAACTTGATCAAATCGGATCGCATTTCTTATTATCATATCGCGCCTCAGCTGCCTTTATTCGATTACTTGATCCAAACTGGCACATTCAACGTATTAGAGTTAGGCGAAATGTTGCAGGATTTTCAGATGCACGTCGAACTGCAATAGAGATCCTCGTGCGTAACTATGATAGTTGCGAATCGTTGAAGAGGACGAACTTGTGA